TATCTGAAAGTGACGAAAAATCTAAGGTGTGtaataatttatctcaaaaaatttgtaaagatATATAGAAATGTTTGATATATGTTTAAATACAATACTCCCCTTTGCTTCCGCAGCTTGATTATGGTGTTGATAAGAAAAAGGTAAAAGAGGCGTTTAGATTGGCTGGTAAACTCACATCTGTCGATCTACCTCTTGACAAAGATGGTCGTATCAAAGGTTATGCTATTATTGAATATGATCACCCTGTAGAGGCTGTTCAGGCGATTTCAATGTTCAACGGTCAATCGTTTTATGATCGTACAATAACTGTGAGAATGGATAGGGCCAGCGATATGCTCAAGTTACCTGAAGGGTTAAAATCAATTGGAATGGGCTTGGGGCCAAATGGAGAGCCTTTGAAATGTGTTGCTCATAATTTACCTTCATTATCTAGTAATGCTCAGTGTGGTGGTGCAAACAATGGCATTTTGGGAACTCCTAGTAACCTGCCATTGGGTGTTCTTTCAGGTATGTTAAACATTTTTGTGTTATGTAGGGTCGATAAGATTAGGTTTATAAGGGAAGCTGTTAAAAACTTTCTATGAGGATTGAGCAAGTTTGACACATATCAATATCTGTGTAatcttatttattgataaatttgagCTGCCAGGTAGTgaggaaaatatttgaagaagCATCAAAAACATGTTAATGAATAAtagttttgtgttttatggcttgGAGAAATGGATTTCATTAGATTCAAttgaataattgtaaattttcgatgTAGTCTTATTAGATTGAAGTGATTTTTCCAATTTGCAGTTTAcggatgaaaaattttattataatgagtttttataaacaagaatatgttaaatttattttcatgcaGGCTTAGGTAACATTGGTACACTTGGAGCTTTAACCCAGGCAGCCAATTTTTTGGGAAATAATGACCTGTCTTCATTAGCTGCCCAGCAACAATTTGGCTCATTGTCTGGTACCGGAAATACCTCCCAAAATTTTAACCGTGGTGGAGGAGGTGagactttattatttcaattatttttgctGGATATAACTAATTGTATGTAATTGCAGGTGATTATGGAAATGGAAACAACTACAATTCTGGAAAGTATGGACAAGCTGGTGGTACTCTGGGATACAATGCCCCAAGTGGAGGTTCTAATAGAGGTTATACCAACTCTGATTATGGCAATGACCGATTGTCTTTTTCAGATAACAGCATGAATACAcacttttccaaaaaagttcTCGTCTCGAATGTaagtatatgaaaaaattatcaatatttgtaaaTACTTTTCACTCAATTTTCTGGATTCactaattcaatattatataggTTGTCTTAAATATTGATAGGTGGATGAAACGAGAGTAAAACTATCAAGATATCAATTTTCTGATCACATTAAACCAAGGAAGGAAACtcaaatttggaaatttgatgatattaatttcaaaaaattcatttcaggaaaaatttaattcaaagcactttttgatcaaattatactACTAATAGTTCATTTTTGACtaaactaaaaatagaaaagcCACTTTCTGAACAAGTTAAAGTCAAATAAGCAAAATTTTGACTAGATTGAActagaaatttcaatattgacCAAACTAGATTAAAAACAGccaaatttaacttgaaaaaataaactttgacagaactaaaattggaaaaagGAAATGTCCATTATTGATAAATTACTTATACCGAAGTCATTATTGGccaaaataaattggaaaatattgagGTTATATTGTGTTTTCCCATAAAATAATGAGTAACAACTAGatgaaagaaacaattttttttctataaaattgaaaaaagctaCAAAATGGATTACATTGTTTATCAAAAACATTATAATTGAGTAAAATAAATTGGCATAGAGcgtaattatattgaaattctcTTATTTAATGTatgtaataatgaaattttcattctgTAAAAGATTTAAAATAGAATTGTTTCTTTTTAGTTGCCCTCCTCGGTAAGTTACAAgcttttgaatgaaaaatgttcGGAATTTGGCGAAGTTCAAGGTTTTGAAGCAAAAGGACCTGGCTCAGTTCTTTTAACATACGCTTCAGATTGGCAAGCTGAAAAGGCAATTAGTATCCttttgaataaatcaaatttttcattcatttttatttgtaacgAATATTAAGAATGCAGACGTGTGCTATTAGAATGCCTGTATCCTCTGGCGTATGATAGTTCTGAGTTAggtttatggctattttttcaTGGGGATTGGGGTCACTTAGGTTATTTTCCTTAAAGTCAATGGTATTTTAATTCTGAGTAACAAGAATACAAAAAGCTTGATACTTCTATCAATAAATCACATTGGGCATACTAATTTCTAatgcaaaacaaaatatgatatttagtCGTATTATAGTAGAAAAGGCATGaacttttttgattattttcaaaatgtgatACTAAACccgaaattttttcatataaatgtggactttattcttttcttttatatattttctttaacaGAATTTCAGAAAACCTGGATAGAGCAAGAATTGACGGGAGGATGATTGAAGCCAGACTCTatttgtgaattgaagttttgtACCTATTTAATATTTAAGCATTACATTTTATCAAGACAATTCCATATTCCCCAATTACCATACAGTGTTTGTAGTAAAATTACTCTGAaaacaaattgtgttttaatCTAGTTCTACCTTTTCCCAGTTACAGCTAATAGGGCTTTATCATATTCAAAATGTCGAGCACacttgaaattaatttattaaattttgattccgAATGAAATTACGGACTGAGCGGCTCTACCACTACCAGCtctaattttttaatgacaGCTACGTGTTTGCAGGTCACATCGAATCATTATCGAACAAAGCTAAAGTTGATGGTATCAGATTAAATATATGTAAACGACACACGACAATATTTGTTTTGGCGAAATTAGTGACATCTATTTTGACTACTAATATATAATGTAATTACGTATTACtaaacaattcataaattttatcgtaTTTGCTTTGAATATGGCtcataattaatgaatttaagatatattattaaaaaactaagttaaatctgattttaattttgtaacaaggttaaaatactaatatttgagaagaagaaaaaattggttatattaaatgtcaaaattgttTTGTACTATTTTTGAGAATGAAATACACTAAATATCAAATTCTCAGGTTTCCTGTAATTTTTGGTAGTTTATTGGGTGTATTAATAGTCGGTTTTTATAACAGGTAAGTTTAGTCGTATAATACGTTTATCTACTTGTTAATTTAATCATTCTAGAGGAGCTTGGATGGGCGATATTGATTCTGCAAAATCAGAAttgtttaaagaaaatgaagaaactaGTAATATGTtggaagatttaaaaaaagcacataaaaagaaaattgaactttcaaaataaaatatttgaagactTTTTTCGTCGTGGGAAGTTTGCAAAACACGTGATATATGGTTCTCCTACactttttttatagatatttgagatattttgtaaaacaatgaataagcaataaaattgatagataatttttatttaatcgatttttatgTTGGTGAACCTATAATATTTGGCTCAAATTTGCTAAATACTGAATCAATTTTGCTGTTATACTGGTTGTCTAGTGTGCTATCACTACTACAAATACGTAGTTTCATAGgtatagaaataaaattccATGGATCTATATTCACGTTTGATTTAATAtggatataatatataaaataaacggtGAATTTTTTTCTCCAGAAACACTACTCgagattttttaaatcaaaatgcgAAATATGACAATTCGATCTAGTGCGCATGTGTATTGCACGACACGAAATGTAAAATCTTGAAGCTTGCAACTTCTGTCAGCACGGTGATCCTATTAAAGTGGAtgtatcaacatttttattctaTGTTCTGGACTGTTCAACTACgttcttaaatataaaaattttaaataaatacttaaTAAACCACTTACGACTATATTAAgttatttcttaaataaatagtatttgatataaaatataatgattgaattgaaatttagaaCTAACGGTCAGAACTTTCAATCCTttgttcataaattaaaaaaaatgtctaaatcgattttttacgacgtatattgaaattgatatcATACGaattatatttcttaataataaatttaatgctCAGATTCTTTTAATGTCGAATAGAAGTCATTGTTTGTTTTAAcctacatataaaaaaatggaaacaatatTGGTCTTCACTTAATGAAAAGTCAGCACTTCTTTCAGTGGTGTGGTGAAAAAGCTACATCCCAGAAACAATATGAATAAATGCTGGAAAACGTATCTATTATGGTTTGCACAAGAGCATACAGAATTTAGATCTGCGGTAAGTGTAACATTACAACTATAgcctttttaaaatattttttttcgtaggAAATCAGTTCTCTACTTTCACTTTTGAATATAGaaatgagatatgttgaaaaacCAAAAGATATTGtaagtataaatattataaacgtTTTATGAcattatttaatgtatttttcaatttaggaACCTTACTGGATAGTCGAATTTAGTTCAGAAGATGATGTTAAACTACTTGCAAGTAGGTCTGTAtctttaagaaattgtatagaACTTTGGGCCCATGCTAAATCCATTTCTGCTATCCAcgataaactgaaaaattatccTTTGCAACTATATAAATCTCATTTTGATGCtaataaatcattcaaaattgaGGTGGAAACATTTTGTCGACATTTTACACAAAAAGAAAAGGTCGATAAATTAGAAGTAAGATTAAtagatttaaattaaatatacatttttttacagaaatataCAACTTTAACTATTTGTGATTATATTTTTCAGGCTTTTAGCTACTTACCTGTTTCAGGCCCTGTGAATTTAAAGAATCCTGATGTTACACTACAATATATCGAATATTATGGCACTAGATCAAATGATCCACCAGAATTACCATACTTTGTATTTTTTGGTAGATGGGTTAGgtttcgttaaaaaaaataccgtttttttaattttaaagtaCAATTTTTAGGTAGCTAACGGTTTAcgtcaattaataaaaaaactatctctaaaaacaagaaaattcatTGGTAATACAAGCATGGATCCTCAGCTATCTCTGCTTATGGCTAATCAAGCTAAAGTCAAAGATGGAGACATTGTACTAGATCCATTCGTTGGGACAGGTTCCCTTCTTGTAGCAGCTGCTCAATTTGGTGGTTATGTTATAGGAACAGATATAGATTATCTTATGCTTCATGCCAGAACTCGACCATCAAGAATTAAACAGAAGGTGCATAAGATTTATGTATTTCTACACTATTAGTATAGTATAATTGCAATTATAGTAAAATTGTTCTCTCAAAGCAACAATTAACATTTCTCCAATCttgttttctcaaattttatttatagcaaATGTACAGAAGCTAACCAAAGTTCTAAACtaactaaaaactaataaataataggCATGGAAAATTTAGGACTGAAACGATCGAGGGGTCTTGGTACTAGTCTATTACCAAAGTACCCTAAAGATTTAATTACTACATATTAAATTTCCTTGTAACAAACCCCAACCCCAAGAAGCCTTATTTGACAAATCATATGTGAAATCAAGCTGTCAAATATTACCCCTAAGTTATTAATCTTTGTTAACTATTCAGAGAAAAACTGAACTAATAATTAGGACTCTAGTGTCCACATGTGAGCCCTGTAGGACACCTGGTGATGCTAAAACCAGATTTGATAACGTttaattactttgttttttagaTATCTACTAAGCCAAGAGAGCAACCACTCTTGAAACCTATTTTGATCAAACTTTGTCatcaaaataatccaattaTGCAAATTAGTTTTCTCTTTTATAACTCgatttatatatgttttagaTGAGAGAAAAAGACGAGAGTATTAAAGCTAATATGAAACAATACAATTTGGAACATAAATATTTGGATGTGATGGTAAATGATTTTTCAGTATCGTTTTGGAAAGATACTGTTCAATTTGATGCAATTATTACAGATCGTAAGATATTTTTTTGcctataaatgtttttattatagaaataattctGATTGGACAGTATTTTAGCACCATATGGAATAAGAGAATCAACTGAAAGAATAGGAACCACAAAAACTGATTGTAAAGTAAAAGAAGAGCATTTACATACACACATTCCAGCTAAAATTGATTACGGCATTTCACATATTTATAGGgatcttcttttattttctgcAAAACATTTAAAAGTTGGAGGATGTGTGGTGTGTTGGTTTCCAGTTTTTAGGTAggagaaattaataatttattttatttgacgcttttattttttcattgttacaGAGAAGACTATGATGAGAAATCTCTTCCATCGCATCCATGTTTTAATCTTACTGCAAATTGTGAACAAGTTTTGACAAAAGTAACATCAAGACGGTTActaacatttgaaaaaattcgagACCCAACTCCCCATGAAATGGAGACATATGATCACGAAATaatagattttagaaaaaagtacTACACAGCTAGGGAGGAATCGAGGAAAGAAAGGCGAACAAGGGAAGCACAAATAAGGGaagagaatagaaaaaaatatgaaaaatcaaagaaaaatagcTAAATTAATACacctttttattatttgtattttgcttattaaatttgttcattCGTCTATTTCCTTTATTCATAGAATTTTGATTAGTTCTATTTTTCTGATCGATCGAATcagatttcttcttcttatttttataaCGTAGCGGTTCATGTTTTCTTTTCACGCCAGTTGGGCCCGAAaacaaatctaaaaataaaaaaatataaaaataaatcttaatagtcataaaataaaaattacccTTGTCTGGTTCTTCTCCAACATCTTCTTTATAATATTGAGCATCATCATCTTTCTCTAACTCTGTATTTGATTCATTTTGTGTATCCTTTCGCATTCCCTTTAGTGACTGATCTTTTAATTTCTGTTTTAGTTCATCTTTAGCTTTCTTATTTGCTTCTTGtactttttttctcttttctttcaGTTtcctaaaatacaaaaatcaaatattttatttttttatatttgagtattTATTGCATCTATAGaccaattattagaaaaaatggatAACTCATTCATTATCTGATAATTTGTTCCCTTGACTATGAAATTTAgatttttaccttttttgttctcgttttctttgaatttcttccttttcttcttcagttttatGAATAAGTTCATGGTATAAAACTTCCCCATCTAAAAGACCATCCTCTATTTTTATAAGCTGTAAAGTCAATCTTGGACCAAGTTCACTTAATCTTATAGCAGATTTTCCAGATTCCACATTTCCTCTAGAAGCTATTTTTTGAGCTAAAACCACATGGTTATTGGGATCATCTTCGGCTTCACTCTCAGACATCATACCAGCCctaaaattaaatagaataaatccATTggtgtaattttaaaaataaatcaacctACTTTGTAAAGAATTCTGTTATATCATTACATCTTGACAAATTAGGTACTTTACCCTGTACAACTTTCTTAACACCTCTAGAAATTCCAACAGgcgtaatttttatacaataatgtCTAAAATCTATTAATTTAGTAGCCGGATTGTAATTCATTAAAACACAACGTTTCACTGTGTTCAAATCAATATTTGTAAGATTCAAAGTCGGAAACATGTTTTGAAACATAGAAGCCATTAGTTTGAACTGTAATCCTTCACCACTGAAACTATTTAGAACTATTAATGGGGAATGTTTGAAAGCTGCATCAACAACTCTTTGTTTTTTAAGTGATGAAATAACATCTCTTGCTAATGAGTAATTATGTATCTTAAAAGTTAATGTAGGTCCTCTAGGAAGcctcattattttcaaatacattcCTAATTCGgttttggaaaatatggatAAATGAGATACATGTAATGGACCTGCGATAGCTACAAAATCTTTTATGGTATTTTTCTTCctttcctaaaataatatatttatagaatgTTAATCACATTGTTTAATCAGATACTCACTTTAAGTGATGATGCAGTAAACGGTTCCATAACTTTCCTAAAATCCTTAGTTAACTCTAATGTATCGCCACCAGAAATTCCTCTGTGGATTACAAACGAATGAGGTGCTCGAACAAGTTCATTAGACTCAATATTCTGGTTCAGATTTTTCTTAACAGAGCGTCCGCGTTTCCTTTTAcccatttttaataaaagtgtCCGTATAAGCTATTTTATAAAACACATGTATGTATATCACTTTATAAAATGGTTATAATCTTATTCTTTTCCTATACATTTCACATTCTTGAAGAATTATCATAGAGTCTACTGACTATGGATAAACCTCACTGTATTCTCACTTTAGAAAAGACCACTTGAATCAAAAAGTAGATTTATATTCTGACACTAGTAGTTGAAAGTGCtagtcactttgttataataactagttaattttcatctttttgtaTGAACTTGGTTTTATAAATCTTCAAAAATGGTGCTGGAAAGTACGATGATATGTGTCGATAATAGCGACTATATGAGAAATGGAGATTTTCTTCCTAGCAGATTACAAGCTCAACAAGATGCAGTAAATTTAGTATGTCATTCTAAAACAAGATCCAATCCAGAAAATAACGTTGGATTGTTAACCTTAGCAAAAGTAGAAGTATTAGCTACACTAACTAGTGACGTTGGTCgtattttatctaaattacATCAAGTTCAACCGAATGGAGAGATTAATTTGCACACTGGAATTCGTATTGCCCATTTAGCTCTCAAACATCGCCAGGGAAAGAATCACAAAATGCGTATAGTTGCTTTTGTTGGCAGCCCAGTGGCAAGCGAGGAAAAAGAACTAGTTAAATTAGCTAAAAAGCTTAAAAAAGAGAAAGTGAATGTTGATGTTATTAGTTTCGGAGAAGATGGATCCAATTCAAATGTATGTAGTCacatttaatcaatttattgtatttattttattgacatCTTTCAGGTTTTGACTATTTTCATAAACACCTTGAATGGTAAAGATGGCACTAGCAGCCATTTGGTAACTGTACCACCAGGTCCCCATCTTTCTGATGCTCTCATTTCTTCACCCATTATTCAAGGAGAAGATGGCACAGGTGCAACTGGTTTAGGAGGCTCTGGTTTTGAATTTGGAGTTGACCCTAATGAAGATCCAGAGCTGGCTTTAGCCCTTCGTGTTTCTATGGAAGAACAACGTCAAAGACAAGAAGATGAAGCACGCAGAGCTAAAGATGCATCTAGTACTGAAACTGGTATCAAATCTGAAGTAAAACAAGTTCATATAtctattatttacaattattaaattgatatttttgtagGGTAATGCAGTTCTGAAGGAAGAACCAAGTGAGGAAGCTTTATTAGAAAGAGCTTTGGCTATGTCAATGGAAACTGGTGATGACCAAAATGTTACTGTAACTAGAGCTCCAGTTGATTTTGCTAATATGACCGAGGAGGAACAAATAGCATTTGCAATGCAAATGTCTATGCAGGATGCTCAAGAAAGCTCTTCAGGAGCTTCAGCTTCAaaggttatataaaaattttatttttattttttttttaactgaataTATATTTAGGTGGAACCAATGGAAGTTGAGGGAGATGAAGATTATTCTGAAGTAATGAATGACCCTGCATTTTTACAAAgtgttttagaaaatttacctGGAGTTGATCCACAATCAGAAGCCGTTCGTCAAGCTGTTGGAAGTCTTAAAGATaagaaaaaagatgataaatctgatgataaacaaaacaaataatataatggatatttattttttcaatttcattattacTTACATTTATAGATTCGatttcaatcaataaaatattcatatgctttgaataattattttttattgaaattgtcaTTAAATGATTTCAGTAGGACTAAAATATACTtcctaaaattaaatatttgtttaaaataaggATGAAATTTACTTAATGTCGCTTCcttgttataaattttcaatgtacATTAGAAtgtaaagatattttttcatttttgttaaaaacctAACAGATGTGTCTCTTTAATGGGCAACTAAATGTGTAAATGACTTTGCTATTGAAAAACTGGAGTAAAACGCGGAAAAATCGGGAAATATGGTATCATCCCACTTTAATCATTCAGGTCTTactatatatatttgtaaaaatcttgttttttcaatatcattgtaaaaaaactcaaatgTTAGGGATTAATCCCTTTAACAGttgatttaatatttgtaattgaCTTTGCTATTGCTATTTAAGACCTAGAAAACTGAAACTAAACTAaggcaaatttgaaaatatggtttTATTGCACTTCAAAATTTTGGTGTTTTGACTCCTTACTTACTTTGTTTCatttccattgaaaaatatattcacatGTCACAGATATATCTATGTAATTAGCAATTTAATATCTATAATTGACTTTGATattaaagaaatagaaaaaatgaactgaaactcaaaaatttgaaaatgtgcTATCGCTGCTCTTCAATCATTCTGGTTTTTCGTCTTCTTACTATATATATTAGTAACTcgcaaatattttgttaaatgtaaataaatgattacaaatatttagatcaatttgaaattggagcatcttaaattatttattttgtcagtTTATTCTCATAATTAATAGCAatgattttttgacataatcacaCTTGATTGTCATTATTATTACATTCTACACCTATAAATTTCTGACAATCCAGTTATCTTTTGAGTActagtgataaaaaaattgaattttgtttacTTTAACTTATTCCTTTTCTCTTAAGTCTAAAATGGAAAGTCAAGCAAATGAAATATCTACTGCTGCAAGTGAACAAGAAATATACTCTACAAAATGCACAAAGTGTGAGtccaattttctttatttatttttttaaataaatcaaaaagtggtatataaaaattatgattaataactttttaaacaattttttttatcataattattgAATAACTGAACACCATTATACACAAATGTATGCCATTTTACCATTTccattgatgaaaaatattgattgaaaattattttatgcatAATGACTACAGCACCACGAtgcattttattcaaataacatgACTAAAAAAGGCTTGGatgaaatagtaaaaagtattaatattcGAAACAGTTAGTCAACATTAGAAAATCACTTATCTTTAATACAAATTTCCTTTCACCATTTTAAGGTGTGTATAAAGGAATTTTCAGTATATACATACAAAGGTATACATTTATAAAgcgattttatttttcagttgacCCGTTGTGGGTTCAAGTTTTGATAAACTTGAGGATGAAACACTCGAAAATGTTTACTAGACGAAGAAACTCAGCATCTGAGGGTTGGAAGTAATACCCGATATTATAAAAGTAACTATTTACGGTTCTATATCAAAAACTTTGTTACAGATTCGTTTTTGAGGAGCTTAAACAATCAGGTGCTCCTGAATATATaactataatgaaaattaaaaagaagtGGATGAATTTGATGACACGATATAGGGTGAGAACATAATTATTGTGGAAATATGATTTAGTTTAATCGTGTTTCACtgcatttaatatatttttttaaattgtctaATTCGAGTGTTTTGTATATCACAAACGGTTCTAGAAGTTCCAACTTACTGGTGTTTTATTGcagcaaataaaaaatactacttTGAACCCTGAAACCATAACTTGGCCATACTACGAACAAATGGATAGAGCTTTTAGTAGGGAAATAGAAACAGATTCCGAAGGAAAAGCTATGGATACATCCTTAAATCCATCTTTAAGCAACGGTGAATAAACGGTAAACTTATagtgtatatatgtataatttatttatattgtagatGAAAGGcaatgttttatgaaaaaattaatagaattgcGATATGTACACAGGCACTTATTTACTGGTAGAAAATACACTGCCAGAGATGGATGGATGTAAGTATAagaatttcattcatttagaATAATATACTACCCAACAAAATTAATGCATAATTTGTTATTTGGCTAGAAGTTTTAATCAAACAATTTGGGGTTTCTTTTAgttgtgtaaaataaatattttcatttaaacttgaTATGAACTTATCAATGCTTCTTTTGATGCTAGGTAAAGTTgtttaaatgagaaaaaaatcaataatttaaaatcccaGCACTGTGACTTTAAAATGATTTCTTCAAAAATCATAATCTTACTTCCAGAAGAGTGCAGATATTGTGTTGATTAGAGAGTTTAAAGATGTTAGAGTGTTAGAGAGAATAATAACAATCAATGTAACACAATTTCCTTTTGTTGGAGAGAGTAGAAGGGGTAGCAATCCATATAAGATGGATGGTAATATACTACGAAAACCAGCAACAAACATAACAAGAcaagtattttattataaaacaacagGTTGATGTAAAACAAACAGACCTGTACGAACATGGAGAAGAACTATCAACTTCAACAGATAAACTTGGAAAGAGGCTCTAGAAATatccaaaaacataaaaatatgaagGGTTCTCGTCATCAAGATTGGAAGAAATGAGAATAGCAATCACAGCTGCTGAAACACCAACA
The window above is part of the Diorhabda sublineata isolate icDioSubl1.1 chromosome 3, icDioSubl1.1, whole genome shotgun sequence genome. Proteins encoded here:
- the LOC130442192 gene encoding 26S proteasome non-ATPase regulatory subunit 4, which gives rise to MVLESTMICVDNSDYMRNGDFLPSRLQAQQDAVNLVCHSKTRSNPENNVGLLTLAKVEVLATLTSDVGRILSKLHQVQPNGEINLHTGIRIAHLALKHRQGKNHKMRIVAFVGSPVASEEKELVKLAKKLKKEKVNVDVISFGEDGSNSNVLTIFINTLNGKDGTSSHLVTVPPGPHLSDALISSPIIQGEDGTGATGLGGSGFEFGVDPNEDPELALALRVSMEEQRQRQEDEARRAKDASSTETGIKSEGNAVLKEEPSEEALLERALAMSMETGDDQNVTVTRAPVDFANMTEEEQIAFAMQMSMQDAQESSSGASASKVEPMEVEGDEDYSEVMNDPAFLQSVLENLPGVDPQSEAVRQAVGSLKDKKKDDKSDDKQNK
- the LOC130442191 gene encoding protein Peter pan yields the protein MGKRKRGRSVKKNLNQNIESNELVRAPHSFVIHRGISGGDTLELTKDFRKVMEPFTASSLKERKKNTIKDFVAIAGPLHVSHLSIFSKTELGMYLKIMRLPRGPTLTFKIHNYSLARDVISSLKKQRVVDAAFKHSPLIVLNSFSGEGLQFKLMASMFQNMFPTLNLTNIDLNTVKRCVLMNYNPATKLIDFRHYCIKITPVGISRGVKKVVQGKVPNLSRCNDITEFFTKAGMMSESEAEDDPNNHVVLAQKIASRGNVESGKSAIRLSELGPRLTLQLIKIEDGLLDGEVLYHELIHKTEEEKEEIQRKREQKRKLKEKRKKVQEANKKAKDELKQKLKDQSLKGMRKDTQNESNTELEKDDDAQYYKEDVGEEPDKDLFSGPTGVKRKHEPLRYKNKKKKSDSIDQKNRTNQNSMNKGNRRMNKFNKQNTNNKKVY